The following proteins are co-located in the Parafannyhessea umbonata genome:
- a CDS encoding phosphoenolpyruvate carboxylase: MYPTAEEAAELAQAATMLTGVDVPDSIRANMTLFLRLVRKVLKEYDPRLRDEFDHILHDSLVATRSETAGDDDQEGRDAFDDCVSTIDEMSLEDETLIVRALTAYFHLANICEENYRVHALRAREASVDTQSREDPVNEITVAYDKLVDECGRAKAHALLERLEFHPVFTAHPTEARRKATEGKIRRIADLLEQRPYLGPTERAENERRMLQEIEALLRTSPIAIKKPTPVQEADTVISIFDSTLFDTVPDVYRRFDDWELGDKAGTVPPVCPAFFHPGSWIGSDRDGNPNVTAKVSREVSEKYRVHVLEALRDRTAWVGRNLTLDARTTKPSKELMNLWSHQVEMSEALSASALRVSASELHRAAMIVISNRLDATIQRTADIMYQTAEDYIRDLRVVQSSLAKAGAVRTAYGPVQKVIWQAETFGFHLVEMEFRQHSLVHSRALADIREHGRWGENGELAPMTKEVLDTFRAIGSIQRRNGVKAARRYIISFTKSAQNVADVYELARLAFAHEEDVPVLDVIPLFEQVEDLENAVDTLNQMLELPDVQRRLSQTGRKMEVMLGYSDSSKDEGPTTATFVLHKAQAAIAKWANENDIDLTLMHGRGGAVGRGGGPANRAVLAQPKGSVNCRFKLTEQGEVIFARYGNKTLARRHIEEVAGATLMQSAPSTELLNTESTNEYEDVSDALSKASRDRYLDLLNTDGFAEWFSTVTPLTEVGLMPIGSRPAKRGLGAKSLDDLRTIPWIFSWSQARINLAAWYGLGTACEKFNDLERLQSAYREWPLFSTFIDNIEMSLSKTDERIGKLYLSLGDRDDLSQKVLDEMRLTRKWVLAIVGDDWPLQHRRVLGPVIRMRLPYVNALSIAQVMSLARMRLRGEVLTADEKERLIYLILCTVSGVSAGLQNTG; encoded by the coding sequence ATCTACCCGACGGCGGAGGAGGCGGCCGAGCTCGCCCAGGCGGCAACGATGCTCACCGGCGTGGACGTCCCCGATTCCATCAGGGCGAACATGACGCTGTTCCTGCGTCTGGTGCGCAAGGTGCTGAAGGAGTACGACCCGCGCCTGCGCGACGAGTTCGACCACATCCTGCACGACTCGCTGGTCGCGACGCGCAGCGAGACCGCGGGCGACGACGACCAGGAGGGACGTGACGCGTTCGACGACTGCGTGAGCACCATCGACGAGATGTCCCTCGAGGACGAGACCCTCATCGTGCGCGCTCTGACCGCCTACTTCCACCTTGCAAACATCTGCGAGGAGAACTACCGCGTGCACGCGCTGCGCGCCCGCGAGGCGAGCGTCGACACGCAGTCGCGCGAGGATCCCGTGAACGAGATCACCGTGGCCTACGACAAGCTCGTGGACGAGTGCGGCCGCGCGAAGGCGCACGCGCTGCTCGAGCGCCTGGAGTTCCACCCCGTGTTCACCGCGCACCCCACCGAGGCACGCCGCAAGGCGACCGAGGGCAAGATCCGCCGCATCGCGGATCTGCTTGAGCAGCGCCCGTACCTGGGGCCGACGGAGCGCGCGGAGAACGAGCGCCGCATGCTGCAGGAGATAGAGGCCCTGCTGCGTACGAGTCCCATCGCCATCAAGAAGCCGACGCCGGTCCAGGAGGCCGACACGGTCATCTCGATCTTCGACAGCACGCTGTTCGACACCGTGCCGGACGTGTACCGTCGCTTCGACGATTGGGAGCTGGGCGACAAGGCCGGCACCGTGCCGCCCGTCTGCCCCGCGTTCTTCCACCCCGGCAGCTGGATTGGCTCCGATCGCGACGGCAACCCCAACGTCACCGCGAAGGTCAGCCGCGAGGTGTCCGAGAAGTACCGCGTCCACGTGCTGGAGGCGCTGCGTGACCGCACCGCGTGGGTCGGCCGCAACCTCACGCTCGACGCGCGCACGACGAAGCCCTCCAAGGAGCTCATGAACCTGTGGAGCCACCAGGTCGAGATGAGCGAGGCGCTTTCCGCCTCCGCGCTGCGCGTGTCTGCGTCCGAGCTGCACCGCGCCGCCATGATCGTGATATCCAACCGTCTGGACGCCACCATCCAGCGCACGGCGGACATCATGTACCAGACGGCGGAGGACTACATCCGCGACCTGAGGGTGGTGCAGTCGTCCCTCGCGAAGGCCGGCGCCGTCCGCACGGCGTACGGCCCGGTCCAGAAGGTCATCTGGCAGGCGGAGACCTTCGGCTTCCACCTGGTGGAGATGGAGTTCCGCCAGCACTCGCTCGTGCACAGCCGCGCGCTCGCAGACATCCGCGAGCACGGTCGCTGGGGCGAGAACGGCGAGCTTGCGCCCATGACGAAGGAGGTGCTGGACACCTTCCGCGCCATCGGGTCGATCCAGCGCCGCAACGGCGTGAAGGCCGCACGCCGCTACATCATCAGCTTCACGAAGAGCGCCCAGAACGTTGCAGACGTCTACGAGCTCGCGCGCCTCGCGTTCGCGCACGAGGAGGACGTGCCCGTGCTCGACGTCATTCCCCTGTTCGAGCAGGTGGAGGACCTCGAGAACGCCGTCGACACCCTAAACCAGATGCTGGAGCTGCCCGACGTCCAGCGCCGCCTGTCCCAGACCGGCCGCAAGATGGAGGTCATGCTCGGCTACTCCGACTCCTCGAAGGACGAGGGTCCGACCACGGCGACGTTCGTGCTGCACAAGGCCCAGGCGGCCATCGCTAAGTGGGCGAACGAGAATGACATCGACCTCACGCTGATGCACGGCCGTGGCGGCGCCGTCGGCCGTGGCGGCGGCCCCGCAAACCGCGCGGTGCTGGCGCAGCCGAAGGGCTCCGTGAACTGCCGCTTCAAGCTCACCGAGCAGGGCGAGGTCATATTCGCGCGCTACGGCAACAAGACGTTGGCCCGTCGCCACATCGAGGAGGTCGCCGGCGCGACGCTCATGCAGAGCGCGCCTTCGACCGAGCTCCTCAACACGGAGTCGACGAACGAGTACGAGGACGTCTCGGACGCGCTGAGCAAGGCGAGCCGCGACCGCTACCTCGACCTGCTGAACACGGACGGCTTCGCGGAGTGGTTCAGCACCGTCACGCCGCTCACCGAGGTTGGCCTCATGCCCATCGGCAGCCGCCCCGCCAAGCGCGGACTGGGCGCGAAGTCCCTGGACGACCTGCGTACGATCCCGTGGATCTTCTCGTGGTCGCAGGCGCGCATCAACCTGGCCGCGTGGTACGGCCTGGGCACGGCGTGCGAGAAGTTCAACGACCTGGAGCGACTGCAGAGTGCCTACCGCGAATGGCCGCTCTTCTCGACGTTCATCGACAACATCGAGATGTCGCTTTCCAAGACGGACGAGCGCATCGGCAAGCTGTACCTGTCGCTGGGCGATCGCGACGACCTGAGCCAGAAGGTCCTGGACGAGATGCGCCTGACGCGCAAGTGGGTGCTTGCCATCGTGGGTGACGACTGGCCGCTGCAGCACCGCCGCGTGCTTGGCCCCGTCATCCGCATGCGCCTGCCGTACGTGAACGCGCTGTCCATCGCGCAGGTCATGTCGCTTGCGCGCATGAGGCTACGTGGCGAGGTGCTTACGGCGGACGAGAAGGAGCGCCTGATCTACCTCATCCTCTGCACCGTGTCCGGAGTCTCCGCCGGCCTGCAGAACACGGGGTGA
- a CDS encoding lipopolysaccharide biosynthesis protein, with amino-acid sequence MSNPLRNLRRTTPQPTGQPDGVSTRLRNARARAAAPSQAKAKSQEPGFLRRVVDHWWDRLIGAVYSGSLSSQTARYAAHDSRLDYVMNSIGMGVWGALFPILTIVASRLAGAEQAGMFSMAFVIANLLIFIGNYGVRTYQVSDIDETESFLAYQIHRVLACVLMILAGWLFCLVRGYAGEMLTICWGTFAFRVIDAFADVYEGRLQQMDKLYLSGVSQAVRCVAGVAAFTVVLFVTRSIPVASIALAVVALASLVIVTIPLALFETPKSRGWELQEVREIFQECFPAFLAQFIFTLVESIPKFVMEGTLAYQSQLYFNAIYFPAQSILMVIGLVYKPQLVRLANIWSDPSRRRRFDLIIVAVLALTALVTVVYLGFAAWIGIPITSFLYGLDFEPYRTAQYMMIVAGGMTAAIDFLYQIVTVLRQQEKATSAYGIALAVVTILSIVLVRTMGFYGAVWAYLVVMIVLLGLMIFQYVRVRLNPKEF; translated from the coding sequence ATGAGCAACCCCCTCCGCAACCTCAGACGCACCACCCCGCAGCCGACAGGCCAGCCAGATGGCGTCTCCACACGTCTCCGCAATGCACGCGCGCGTGCCGCCGCCCCATCGCAGGCAAAGGCAAAGTCCCAGGAGCCGGGGTTCCTGCGCCGCGTGGTCGACCACTGGTGGGACCGCCTCATCGGCGCCGTGTATTCCGGCTCGCTCTCCAGCCAGACCGCGCGCTACGCCGCGCACGACTCGCGGCTCGACTACGTGATGAACTCCATCGGCATGGGCGTCTGGGGCGCGCTCTTCCCCATCCTCACCATCGTGGCGTCGCGCCTTGCCGGCGCGGAGCAGGCCGGCATGTTCTCCATGGCGTTCGTGATCGCGAACCTGCTCATCTTCATCGGCAACTACGGCGTGCGCACCTACCAGGTGTCCGACATCGACGAGACCGAGTCGTTTCTGGCCTACCAGATCCACCGCGTCCTGGCATGCGTGCTCATGATCCTTGCCGGCTGGCTGTTCTGCCTGGTCAGGGGCTATGCGGGAGAAATGCTCACCATCTGCTGGGGAACGTTTGCCTTCAGGGTGATAGACGCGTTCGCGGACGTGTACGAGGGCAGGCTGCAGCAGATGGACAAGCTGTACCTTTCGGGCGTCTCGCAGGCGGTGCGCTGCGTCGCCGGCGTCGCGGCGTTTACCGTGGTGCTCTTCGTCACGCGCTCCATCCCCGTGGCGTCCATCGCGCTTGCCGTCGTCGCGCTGGCGTCGCTCGTGATCGTCACCATACCGCTCGCCCTGTTCGAGACGCCCAAGTCCCGCGGCTGGGAGCTGCAGGAGGTCCGCGAGATCTTCCAGGAATGCTTCCCAGCGTTTCTCGCCCAGTTCATCTTCACGCTGGTGGAGTCCATCCCCAAGTTCGTGATGGAGGGCACGCTCGCCTACCAGAGCCAGCTGTACTTCAACGCGATCTACTTCCCCGCGCAGAGCATCCTCATGGTGATCGGCCTGGTGTACAAGCCGCAGCTCGTGCGCCTGGCAAACATCTGGTCGGACCCCAGCCGCCGCAGGCGCTTCGACCTCATCATCGTGGCGGTGCTGGCGCTCACCGCGCTTGTTACCGTGGTCTACCTGGGCTTCGCCGCGTGGATCGGCATCCCCATAACCAGCTTTCTCTATGGGCTCGACTTCGAGCCGTACCGCACGGCGCAGTACATGATGATCGTGGCCGGCGGCATGACCGCCGCCATCGACTTCCTGTACCAGATCGTGACGGTCCTTCGCCAGCAGGAGAAGGCCACCAGCGCCTACGGCATCGCGCTCGCCGTGGTCACGATCCTCTCCATCGTGCTCGTGCGCACGATGGGCTTCTATGGCGCCGTGTGGGCGTACCTGGTGGTCATGATCGTGCTGCTGGGCCTCATGATCTTCCAGTACGTGCGCGTGCGCCTGAACCCCAAGGAGTTCTAG
- a CDS encoding GntR family transcriptional regulator, whose product MIQVNYQDSRPIYQQVHDGFRRQILAGVLRPGDQLPSVRELSTRLAVNPNTVQRAYRELEQEGCVYSVRGKGSFVADASDAARTHQAELLGRFDSLVQELQALGVTPEQLRQRLEGGTT is encoded by the coding sequence GTGATCCAGGTCAACTACCAAGACTCTCGCCCCATCTACCAGCAGGTTCACGATGGCTTCAGGCGGCAGATCCTGGCGGGCGTGCTACGCCCTGGCGACCAGCTGCCCTCGGTCCGCGAGCTGTCAACAAGGCTTGCGGTGAACCCCAACACCGTGCAGCGGGCGTATCGCGAGCTGGAGCAAGAGGGCTGCGTCTACTCCGTCCGGGGCAAGGGTAGCTTCGTGGCGGACGCGTCGGACGCCGCTCGGACGCACCAGGCGGAGCTCCTCGGGCGGTTCGACTCGCTCGTCCAGGAGCTGCAGGCTCTGGGCGTCACGCCCGAGCAGCTCCGCCAGAGACTTGAGGGAGGCACAACATGA
- a CDS encoding ATP-binding cassette domain-containing protein, whose protein sequence is MTNAIEVHELHKAFGDVRALGGASLTVPAGSVYGLVGPNGSGKTTLLSIVRGVVRPTSGEALVFGRPPLDDPAVKGRIAFASGNPYFLKPESADGMARFYRSVLPSFDVDRYLELAPLFEVDRTRPLRKLSRGARAKAALLLALSCTADLLLLDEAMDLVDPIARKRMWSVVLDQVSSRGLTVVAATHNLRELEGVCDHLAILDRGVVRDEADLNEPVSDIVKVQVMLPEGAELPTGLEVVHARPEGRLLTLLVHGNAGGVREELDTVHPTYLDIVPLSLEERFVCELGGDDHEA, encoded by the coding sequence ATGACGAACGCAATCGAGGTGCACGAGCTTCACAAGGCATTTGGCGACGTCAGAGCGTTGGGCGGCGCAAGCCTCACCGTGCCCGCAGGTTCCGTGTACGGCCTCGTGGGGCCAAATGGCTCTGGAAAGACGACGCTTTTGTCCATCGTGCGCGGTGTCGTACGCCCAACCTCGGGAGAGGCCCTCGTCTTTGGCAGGCCCCCGCTTGACGACCCCGCGGTCAAGGGCCGCATCGCATTCGCGTCCGGAAACCCCTACTTCCTCAAGCCGGAAAGCGCGGACGGCATGGCACGGTTCTACCGCTCCGTGCTGCCGAGCTTCGACGTGGACCGCTACCTGGAGCTCGCACCGCTCTTCGAGGTCGACCGCACCCGTCCGCTCAGGAAGCTCAGTCGCGGTGCCCGTGCGAAGGCCGCGCTCCTGCTCGCCCTCTCCTGCACCGCCGACCTGCTCCTGCTGGACGAGGCCATGGACCTCGTAGACCCCATCGCCCGCAAACGGATGTGGAGCGTCGTGCTGGACCAGGTCTCATCGCGAGGGCTCACCGTCGTCGCGGCCACCCACAACCTGCGCGAGCTGGAAGGCGTGTGCGACCACCTTGCGATTCTGGACAGGGGCGTCGTGCGGGACGAGGCTGATCTCAACGAGCCCGTATCAGATATCGTGAAGGTTCAGGTCATGCTGCCGGAGGGTGCCGAACTGCCCACAGGACTCGAGGTCGTCCACGCGAGACCCGAGGGAAGGCTGCTCACCCTCCTGGTGCACGGCAATGCGGGCGGGGTGCGAGAAGAGCTAGACACCGTCCACCCAACGTACCTCGATATCGTGCCGCTCTCTCTTGAGGAAAGGTTCGTCTGCGAGCTTGGAGGCGATGATCATGAGGCTTAA
- a CDS encoding chloride channel protein, which produces MEERLRRVWQSYGGVIVLGAVGIPIGIAVGAIDAVFGRVLIAIGAIRDAHPFWFIPFLAAAGALIAWSYLRFGKNTGRGMSLVFDVGLGRENVIPLRLIPLIMGGTWITHLFGGSAGREGVAVQIGATLSHWIGSKLPFRHPGNTFLLVGMAAGFAGLFRTPLAATLFALEVLVAGRLELQALFPALTASIAASATSGALGLEKFEVPLAVSTTLDPRTLALLAVLGVCFGVVGGLFAWCLKWGKKIAAARIEHPVKRIAIMGAALSVVFLLLWQGRYSGLGTNLISASFVDGAAGIRPWDWALKFALTVLTLSAGFQGGEVTPLFSIGASLGVVLGGLMGLPVPLVAALGYAAVFGSATNTLLAPTFIGAEVFGFAYLPHFFVVCAVAYLFNMDKSIYALQEVGYRR; this is translated from the coding sequence ATGGAAGAGAGACTTCGCAGGGTTTGGCAAAGCTATGGGGGCGTTATCGTGCTGGGTGCAGTGGGCATCCCCATCGGTATTGCGGTGGGCGCCATAGACGCGGTGTTCGGCCGCGTGCTCATAGCGATCGGAGCTATCCGCGACGCGCACCCGTTCTGGTTCATACCGTTCCTCGCGGCGGCGGGCGCGCTCATTGCCTGGTCCTACCTGCGCTTTGGCAAGAACACCGGCCGTGGCATGAGCCTGGTGTTCGACGTGGGCCTCGGGCGTGAGAACGTGATACCGCTGCGCCTCATCCCGCTCATCATGGGAGGCACGTGGATCACGCACCTGTTTGGCGGCAGCGCCGGCCGAGAGGGCGTCGCCGTGCAGATCGGTGCGACGCTCTCGCACTGGATCGGCTCCAAGCTGCCGTTCAGGCACCCCGGCAACACCTTCCTTCTGGTGGGCATGGCCGCCGGCTTCGCGGGGCTGTTCCGCACGCCGCTCGCCGCGACGCTGTTTGCGCTCGAGGTGCTGGTCGCCGGCAGGCTGGAGCTGCAGGCGCTCTTCCCCGCGCTCACGGCGTCCATCGCGGCAAGCGCCACGTCGGGCGCCCTTGGGCTCGAGAAGTTCGAGGTGCCCCTGGCCGTGAGCACAACCTTGGACCCAAGGACGCTCGCCCTCCTTGCCGTGCTGGGTGTGTGCTTTGGCGTGGTGGGAGGCCTGTTTGCCTGGTGCCTGAAATGGGGCAAGAAGATCGCCGCCGCGCGCATCGAGCATCCCGTCAAGCGCATCGCCATCATGGGCGCGGCACTCTCCGTCGTGTTCCTGCTGCTGTGGCAGGGTCGCTACTCCGGGCTTGGCACCAACCTCATCTCCGCGAGCTTCGTGGACGGTGCCGCCGGCATCCGGCCGTGGGACTGGGCGCTCAAGTTCGCGCTCACGGTGCTCACGCTGTCCGCGGGGTTCCAGGGAGGCGAGGTCACGCCGCTCTTCTCCATCGGGGCGAGCCTCGGCGTGGTGCTGGGCGGCCTCATGGGCCTTCCCGTGCCGCTGGTTGCGGCGCTGGGATACGCCGCCGTGTTTGGCTCTGCCACGAACACGCTGCTTGCGCCCACGTTCATAGGCGCGGAGGTGTTTGGCTTTGCCTACCTGCCGCACTTCTTTGTGGTGTGCGCCGTGGCGTACCTGTTCAACATGGACAAGTCGATCTATGCGCTGCAGGAGGTTGGCTACCGCAGGTAG
- a CDS encoding CapA family protein, whose amino-acid sequence MRETQATGTGAGHGPGRYPSVLLQAACAIVIVVALGVASMALHVLGAPRKVSVASAAELAPLGTVSDRPYVAQPGVDVDLVMVGDVLMHEGVYQSGATSDGNYDFDHVFAHVKGELSGADLKILNQETPLGGDVAPFSGYPQFNGPQQMGDAEAKAGFNVVLKASNHAMDAGYPAIGSELSFWHRRHPGVAVVGMRDPDAPATDVPNGVYIYEKDGFRVAVLNFTFSLNGLADPKGAVSMLAEEHVRDAMAYARTHADMLVVCPHWGAEYVSEPTASQRQWAQLLADGGADVIVGGHPHVIGPVETFQTARGGTGVCFWSVGNFVSTQRDDPTMVGGMAKVTLHKDPDGGCRVVRYALEPVVTHKGHGHDMTTYMLRDYTPALAATSGSPGCTPQWAQGYVACVLGQGYDPLTSRLAAELG is encoded by the coding sequence ATGCGAGAAACGCAGGCCACGGGCACGGGGGCGGGCCATGGGCCCGGGCGCTATCCAAGCGTGCTTCTGCAGGCGGCCTGCGCCATCGTGATCGTGGTGGCGCTCGGAGTTGCGTCGATGGCGCTGCACGTGCTGGGTGCGCCGCGCAAGGTTTCCGTCGCGTCCGCGGCAGAGCTCGCGCCCCTGGGCACGGTGAGCGACCGGCCGTACGTGGCACAGCCCGGCGTGGACGTGGACCTTGTGATGGTGGGGGACGTCCTCATGCACGAGGGCGTGTACCAAAGCGGTGCCACCTCAGATGGCAACTACGACTTCGACCACGTGTTTGCGCACGTCAAGGGCGAGCTTAGCGGGGCGGACCTCAAGATCTTGAACCAAGAGACGCCCCTCGGCGGGGACGTCGCGCCCTTCTCGGGCTATCCGCAGTTCAACGGGCCGCAGCAGATGGGCGACGCGGAGGCGAAGGCTGGCTTCAACGTGGTGCTGAAGGCGTCGAACCACGCGATGGACGCGGGGTATCCCGCCATTGGGAGCGAGCTTAGCTTCTGGCACCGGCGCCATCCCGGCGTCGCCGTCGTAGGCATGCGCGACCCGGACGCGCCCGCGACGGACGTGCCAAATGGCGTGTACATATACGAGAAGGACGGCTTCCGCGTGGCGGTGCTCAACTTCACGTTCAGCCTCAACGGGCTTGCGGACCCAAAGGGTGCCGTCTCGATGCTTGCGGAGGAGCACGTCCGCGATGCCATGGCGTACGCCCGCACGCACGCGGACATGCTGGTGGTGTGCCCGCACTGGGGCGCGGAGTACGTGAGCGAACCCACCGCGTCGCAGCGGCAGTGGGCCCAGCTCCTTGCGGACGGCGGGGCGGATGTGATCGTGGGTGGGCACCCGCACGTGATAGGACCGGTGGAGACGTTCCAAACCGCCCGCGGCGGCACGGGCGTGTGCTTCTGGTCCGTGGGGAACTTCGTGTCCACGCAGCGCGACGACCCCACGATGGTGGGCGGCATGGCCAAGGTCACGCTGCACAAGGACCCGGACGGCGGCTGTCGCGTGGTGCGCTACGCGCTCGAGCCCGTCGTCACGCACAAGGGCCACGGGCACGACATGACCACGTATATGCTCCGCGACTACACGCCTGCCCTCGCGGCGACGTCGGGCAGCCCCGGCTGCACGCCACAGTGGGCTCAGGGCTACGTCGCCTGCGTGCTGGGACAGGGCTACGACCCGCTCACGAGCCGCCTTGCCGCAGAGCTTGGCTAG